The following proteins are encoded in a genomic region of Methylobacterium tardum:
- a CDS encoding SCO family protein: protein MAPSPIALIASAGLVAMVAAGTGAIVLQQGSRFSHPRKTGGAFTMADLDGRPVSEADLLGKPTALFFGFTHCPEVCPTTLATLAGALGRMGRDADRLNVVFVTLDPERDTPDSLREYLASFDPRIRGFVGTKDQVARMADAYHVAYKRVPTQDGDYTMEHSATVALFDKTGRMVGEIGYQEDEARVLSKLITLALPGQCAPGGGAELWSATGATGTCGPRS, encoded by the coding sequence ATGGCACCGAGCCCGATCGCCCTCATCGCCTCCGCCGGTCTCGTCGCGATGGTCGCCGCCGGCACGGGGGCGATCGTCCTGCAGCAGGGCTCGCGCTTCAGCCATCCGCGCAAGACCGGGGGCGCCTTCACCATGGCGGATCTCGACGGCCGGCCGGTGAGCGAGGCCGATCTCCTGGGCAAGCCGACCGCCCTGTTCTTCGGCTTCACCCACTGCCCGGAGGTCTGCCCGACGACGCTCGCCACGCTGGCCGGCGCCCTCGGCCGGATGGGCCGCGACGCGGACCGTCTCAACGTGGTCTTCGTCACGCTCGACCCGGAGCGCGACACGCCCGACTCCCTGCGCGAGTACCTGGCCTCGTTCGATCCACGAATCCGCGGCTTCGTCGGCACGAAGGATCAGGTCGCCCGCATGGCCGATGCCTACCATGTCGCCTACAAGCGCGTGCCGACCCAGGACGGCGACTACACGATGGAGCATTCGGCCACCGTCGCGCTGTTCGACAAGACCGGCCGCATGGTCGGGGAGATCGGCTACCAGGAGGACGAGGCGCGCGTGCTGTCCAAGCTGATCACGCTGGCGCTGCCCGGACAGTGCGCCCCGGGGGGCGGGGCGGAACTCTGGTCGGCGACCGGTGCCACGGGCACGTGCGGGCCGCGGAGCTGA
- a CDS encoding glucan biosynthesis protein, with product MITRRVLTALGLLALAPFPGTARAAAGGPRLASPEPMDLDRLNDLARSLRDRPYAPPPEAPAAKALDALTYGPLQEIRYPPGRALFSDSPYPVTFFHLGNFFRHPVKVFALEGGQAREVLYSHDLFTYPAGNPAKDVPDGAGFAGFRFQKAPAGQPGDDADWLAFLGASYFRAAGDGQQYGASARGIAIDTAPGPGKTEEFPVFTRFYVSPAAEGAVTVLALLEGPSLTGAYRFVARKEPHVVIDVACTLYMRRSVERFGMAPLTSMLWYSEGMSRFLASDWRPEVHDSDGLLMQTGGGEIIWRPLNNPPRLSVSAFADRSPRGFGLLQRDRSFDHYIGDGFEENRPDLWVEPQGDWGAGSVQLVEIPTHQETDDNIVALWVPDDPPKAGSARSFAYRLRWPVQEPVATDLARCVATRATKGSWLAEVDRRPGRANLVRQFVLEFEGAALAGLDPEKAEVVLTLTRGQAEEVGATWAPYGKPSPWRVFLKVYAEGPDPVEMRLQLKAGGRLLSETWAYQYYPEAPGTVL from the coding sequence TTGATCACGCGCCGCGTCCTGACCGCCCTCGGGCTCCTGGCCCTCGCGCCGTTCCCCGGCACTGCCCGGGCCGCTGCCGGGGGGCCGCGTCTCGCGTCGCCCGAGCCCATGGATCTCGACCGGCTGAACGACCTCGCCCGGAGCCTGCGCGACCGGCCCTACGCGCCGCCGCCCGAGGCGCCCGCCGCGAAGGCCCTCGACGCCCTGACCTACGGGCCGCTGCAGGAGATCCGCTACCCGCCCGGCCGGGCGTTGTTCTCCGACAGCCCCTATCCGGTGACCTTCTTCCATCTCGGCAACTTCTTCCGGCACCCCGTGAAGGTCTTCGCCCTGGAGGGCGGACAGGCCCGCGAAGTGCTCTACAGCCACGACCTGTTCACCTACCCGGCCGGCAATCCGGCCAAGGACGTCCCGGACGGGGCGGGCTTCGCCGGGTTCCGGTTCCAGAAGGCCCCGGCCGGCCAGCCCGGCGATGACGCCGACTGGCTCGCCTTCCTCGGCGCATCCTATTTCCGCGCCGCCGGCGACGGGCAGCAATACGGCGCCTCCGCCCGCGGCATCGCCATCGACACCGCGCCCGGACCGGGCAAGACGGAGGAATTCCCGGTCTTCACCCGCTTCTACGTCAGCCCGGCCGCGGAGGGCGCCGTCACCGTGCTGGCCCTGCTCGAAGGTCCGAGCCTGACCGGCGCCTACCGGTTCGTCGCCCGCAAGGAGCCGCACGTCGTCATCGACGTCGCCTGCACGCTCTACATGCGCCGCTCCGTCGAGCGGTTCGGCATGGCGCCGCTGACCTCGATGCTCTGGTACTCGGAGGGGATGAGCCGGTTCCTCGCCAGCGACTGGCGGCCGGAGGTGCACGATTCCGACGGCCTGCTGATGCAGACCGGCGGCGGCGAGATCATCTGGCGGCCGCTCAACAACCCGCCGCGGCTCAGCGTCAGCGCCTTCGCGGACCGGTCGCCCCGGGGCTTCGGCCTGCTCCAGCGGGACCGGTCCTTCGACCACTACATCGGCGACGGCTTCGAGGAGAACCGGCCGGACCTCTGGGTGGAGCCGCAGGGGGATTGGGGCGCGGGCAGCGTGCAGCTGGTGGAAATCCCCACCCATCAGGAGACCGATGACAACATCGTCGCCCTGTGGGTCCCGGACGACCCGCCGAAGGCCGGGAGCGCGCGCAGCTTCGCCTACCGCCTGCGCTGGCCGGTGCAGGAGCCGGTCGCGACCGATCTCGCCCGCTGCGTGGCGACGCGGGCGACCAAGGGATCCTGGCTCGCCGAGGTCGACCGGCGCCCCGGCCGCGCCAATCTCGTGCGGCAATTCGTGCTCGAATTCGAGGGCGCGGCCCTGGCGGGCCTCGATCCCGAGAAGGCCGAGGTGGTCCTCACGCTCACGCGCGGTCAGGCCGAGGAGGTCGGCGCCACCTGGGCGCCCTACGGCAAGCCCAGTCCCTGGCGGGTGTTCCTCAAGGTCTACGCCGAGGGTCCGGACCCGGTCGAGATGCGGCTGCAGCTGAAGGCCGGCGGGCGGCTGCTCTCCGAGACCTGGGCCTACCAGTACTATCCGGAAGCCCCCGGAACGGTCCTCTGA
- a CDS encoding DUF6894 family protein — translation MRLRAVRYFTDFIEGQDVSRDEEGLDFAERQEACRSAAEALVEAAHDLLRGKPKLPPPGGAAGLQLEAQVRDEAGTVVFRARLALDLEWQPAID, via the coding sequence GTGAGGCTCCGCGCCGTGCGCTACTTCACCGACTTCATCGAAGGCCAGGACGTGTCCCGCGACGAGGAGGGGCTGGATTTCGCCGAGCGGCAGGAAGCCTGCCGCTCGGCGGCGGAAGCTCTGGTCGAGGCCGCGCACGACCTGCTCCGCGGCAAGCCGAAGCTTCCGCCGCCCGGCGGCGCCGCCGGTCTGCAGCTGGAGGCCCAGGTTCGGGACGAGGCCGGCACCGTCGTCTTCCGTGCCCGCCTCGCCCTCGATCTGGAGTGGCAGCCCGCAATCGACTGA
- a CDS encoding DUF6894 family protein: MPDGAAAQALAREIVGEMRRLPHIYGAPRRWRADTFVITDEGGAVVAEVPYASVP; this comes from the coding sequence TTGCCCGACGGGGCCGCCGCCCAGGCGCTCGCCCGCGAGATCGTCGGCGAAATGCGGCGCCTGCCTCACATCTACGGCGCGCCGCGCCGTTGGCGGGCCGACACGTTCGTGATCACCGACGAGGGCGGTGCTGTCGTGGCGGAGGTGCCCTACGCCAGCGTTCCGTGA
- a CDS encoding Crp/Fnr family transcriptional regulator: MAHQNSLLASLSEADNALLAPHLEPIELPLGMVLVEPAKVIAHAIFIETGLCSVVSGLAEGGRVEVGLFGRDGMAVPTLILGVDTIPHQIFMQVAGRGQRIPVAALRAAAEASRSLRDLLLRYVQTFLVQVAQTAIANAGTPAEERLARWLLMYHDRQDGDDLSVTHEFLSIMLGVRRPTVTVAIHTLEGAGLIRARRGRIRVLSRARLEQAAGNTYGPAEAEYERLIGPLRAPHGTLA; encoded by the coding sequence ATGGCTCATCAGAACAGCTTGCTGGCGTCCCTCTCCGAGGCGGACAACGCGCTGCTCGCGCCGCATCTCGAACCTATCGAACTGCCCCTCGGGATGGTTCTGGTGGAACCGGCCAAAGTCATTGCGCATGCCATCTTCATCGAGACCGGCCTGTGCTCGGTGGTTTCGGGCCTGGCGGAGGGCGGACGCGTCGAGGTCGGATTGTTCGGCCGTGACGGCATGGCGGTGCCGACGCTGATCCTGGGTGTCGATACGATTCCCCACCAGATCTTCATGCAGGTCGCGGGCCGCGGGCAACGTATTCCCGTCGCGGCCCTGCGCGCGGCCGCCGAGGCCAGCCGGTCACTGCGCGATCTGCTGCTGCGCTACGTGCAGACCTTCCTGGTGCAGGTCGCCCAGACCGCCATCGCCAATGCCGGCACGCCGGCTGAGGAGCGGCTCGCGCGCTGGTTGCTGATGTACCACGATCGCCAGGACGGGGACGATCTGTCGGTCACGCACGAGTTTCTATCGATCATGCTCGGTGTCCGCCGCCCCACTGTCACGGTGGCGATCCACACGCTGGAAGGGGCCGGGCTGATCCGGGCCCGGCGCGGGCGCATCCGTGTGCTGAGCCGCGCGCGGCTGGAGCAGGCGGCCGGCAACACGTACGGTCCCGCGGAGGCCGAGTACGAGCGCCTGATCGGGCCGCTCAGGGCGCCTCACGGAACGCTGGCGTAG
- the rpoN gene encoding RNA polymerase factor sigma-54, which yields MSLVQRLEVRQGQALVMTPQLLQAIKLLQLSQLDLASYVEAELERNPLLERAEPELSGAGDASESGSHQDESHADGFEAPEPDSWLSTELNASRGEIEGDFDTRLDNVFPDEAPVQAREAGGGDMLSLTPPPYGSAGGSFDAEAPDFEASLTAETSLRDHLASQLELATRDPAERLIGGFLIDAVDEAGYLREGIDGVAERLGADPALVTRVLSLVQTFDPPGIAARDLAECLAIQLRERDRFDPAMQALVSRLDLVAKRDFAALRRLCGVGDEDLADMLGEIRRLDPKPGRAFGSSAVEVLVPDVFVRAAPDGSWLVELNGEALPRVLVNQSYYARVVRGASAEGDKAFLSEALQNANWLTRSLEQRARTILKVATEIVRQQDGFFVHGVTHLRPLNLKTVAEAIGMHESTVSRVTSNKAIGTSRGTLEMKYFFTAAIPGAAGMAAHSSEAVRHRIKQLVDGETPADVLSDDALVQKLRSEGVDIARRTVAKYRESLRIPSSIERRREHFAHGSAHHAALALR from the coding sequence ATGAGTTTGGTGCAACGGCTGGAAGTGCGTCAGGGCCAGGCCCTGGTGATGACGCCGCAGCTCCTGCAAGCGATCAAGCTCCTGCAACTGTCGCAGCTCGATCTTGCCTCGTATGTCGAGGCCGAGCTGGAGCGGAACCCGCTCCTCGAGCGTGCCGAGCCCGAGCTGTCGGGCGCAGGCGACGCCTCGGAATCCGGCTCTCACCAAGACGAGTCGCATGCCGACGGCTTCGAGGCGCCGGAGCCCGATTCCTGGCTCTCCACTGAGCTGAATGCGAGCCGCGGCGAGATCGAGGGCGACTTCGACACGCGGCTCGACAACGTCTTTCCCGACGAGGCGCCGGTCCAGGCGCGCGAGGCGGGCGGCGGCGACATGCTCTCGCTGACACCGCCGCCCTACGGCAGCGCCGGCGGCAGCTTCGACGCCGAAGCGCCGGATTTCGAGGCCAGTCTCACGGCCGAGACGTCGCTGCGCGACCACCTCGCGAGCCAGCTCGAGCTGGCGACACGCGATCCCGCCGAGCGCCTGATCGGCGGCTTCCTGATCGACGCCGTCGATGAGGCCGGCTACCTGCGCGAGGGCATCGACGGCGTGGCCGAGCGTCTCGGGGCCGACCCGGCTCTGGTGACGCGCGTGCTGTCCCTCGTGCAGACCTTCGACCCGCCCGGAATCGCGGCTCGGGATCTCGCGGAATGCCTCGCGATCCAGCTGCGCGAGCGCGACCGGTTCGATCCGGCCATGCAGGCCCTGGTCTCCCGTCTCGATCTCGTGGCCAAGCGCGATTTCGCGGCCCTGCGCCGTCTGTGCGGCGTCGGCGACGAGGATCTCGCCGACATGCTGGGCGAGATCCGCCGCCTCGACCCCAAGCCGGGACGGGCCTTCGGGTCGAGCGCGGTCGAGGTGCTGGTGCCCGACGTGTTCGTGCGCGCCGCCCCCGACGGGTCCTGGCTGGTCGAGCTCAACGGCGAGGCCCTGCCGCGGGTGCTGGTGAACCAGAGCTACTATGCCCGGGTCGTGCGCGGCGCCTCGGCGGAGGGCGACAAGGCCTTCCTGTCGGAGGCCCTGCAGAACGCCAACTGGCTGACCCGCTCCCTGGAGCAGCGCGCCCGCACCATCCTCAAGGTCGCCACCGAGATCGTGCGCCAGCAGGACGGATTCTTCGTCCACGGCGTCACGCATCTGCGCCCGCTCAACCTGAAGACGGTGGCGGAAGCGATCGGCATGCACGAATCGACGGTGTCGCGCGTCACCTCCAACAAGGCGATCGGCACGAGCCGCGGCACCCTGGAGATGAAATACTTCTTCACCGCGGCGATCCCCGGTGCGGCCGGCATGGCGGCGCATTCCTCGGAGGCCGTGCGCCACCGCATCAAGCAGCTCGTCGACGGCGAGACGCCGGCCGACGTGCTCTCCGACGATGCGCTGGTGCAGAAGTTGCGCAGCGAGGGCGTCGACATCGCCCGGCGCACCGTGGCGAAGTACCGGGAATCGCTGCGGATCCCGAGCTCGATCGAGCGCCGCCGCGAGCATTTCGCCCACGGATCCGCCCACCACGCCGCCCTGGCCCTGCGCTGA
- the glmU gene encoding bifunctional UDP-N-acetylglucosamine diphosphorylase/glucosamine-1-phosphate N-acetyltransferase GlmU has product MTATGTPSRSLTAIVLAAGKGTRMRSDLPKVLHRIAGRSMLGHVLAAVQAAGAGRIAVVAEPGRDDVAAEIARQAPGAQVFPQAERLGTAHAVLAARDVLADPDDDVVIAFGDTPLITAETFLRLRAPLADGAAVAVLAFETATPTGYGRVLTEGSRVLAIREEKDASAAERAVTLCNAGLMALSGPHALALLTRIGNDNAAGEYYLPDAVALAVADGLAVTVVPVDEAEAQGVNDRAQLSVAEAAIQDRLRRSAMLGGATLIAPETVFLSHDTVLGRDVIVEPNVVFGPGVRVGDGCTVRAFAHLTDTRLEADVGIGPFVRLRGHAVLETGAELGNFVELKNAHMGAGAKAAHLTYLGDAEIGAKANVGAGTITCNYDGVLKHRTTIGANAFIGSNSALVAPVTVGEGAYIGSGSVITDDVPADAMAVARGRQATKPGWAREKRAALQAEKARRGKSS; this is encoded by the coding sequence ATGACCGCGACCGGAACACCGTCCCGCAGCCTCACCGCCATCGTGCTGGCGGCCGGGAAGGGCACGCGCATGCGCTCGGACCTGCCGAAGGTGCTGCATCGGATCGCGGGCCGCAGCATGCTCGGCCACGTGCTGGCCGCCGTGCAGGCGGCGGGCGCCGGCCGGATCGCCGTGGTGGCCGAGCCCGGCCGCGACGACGTCGCCGCCGAGATCGCCCGGCAGGCTCCCGGCGCGCAGGTCTTTCCGCAGGCCGAGCGGCTGGGCACTGCCCACGCGGTGCTGGCGGCGCGGGACGTGCTCGCCGATCCGGACGACGACGTGGTCATCGCCTTCGGCGACACGCCTTTGATCACCGCCGAGACGTTCCTGAGGCTGCGGGCACCGCTGGCCGATGGCGCGGCGGTCGCGGTGCTGGCCTTCGAGACCGCGACTCCCACCGGTTACGGGCGGGTGCTGACCGAAGGCAGCCGAGTCCTGGCGATCCGCGAGGAGAAGGATGCCAGCGCGGCCGAGCGGGCCGTGACGCTCTGCAATGCCGGGTTGATGGCACTGTCGGGCCCCCACGCCCTGGCGCTGCTCACCCGCATCGGCAACGACAACGCCGCCGGCGAGTACTACCTACCCGACGCCGTGGCGCTCGCGGTCGCCGACGGGCTCGCGGTCACCGTCGTGCCGGTGGACGAGGCGGAGGCGCAAGGCGTCAATGACCGGGCGCAGCTCAGCGTCGCGGAGGCCGCGATCCAGGACCGGCTGCGCCGCAGCGCCATGCTCGGCGGCGCCACCCTGATCGCACCCGAGACGGTCTTCCTCAGCCACGACACCGTGCTCGGACGCGACGTCATCGTGGAGCCGAACGTGGTCTTCGGGCCGGGGGTGCGCGTCGGGGACGGCTGCACCGTGCGGGCCTTCGCGCATCTGACAGATACGCGACTCGAGGCGGACGTCGGGATCGGACCGTTCGTGCGGCTGCGCGGCCACGCCGTGCTGGAGACCGGCGCCGAGCTCGGCAATTTCGTCGAGCTGAAGAACGCCCATATGGGCGCAGGCGCCAAGGCCGCGCACCTCACCTATCTCGGCGACGCCGAGATCGGCGCGAAGGCCAATGTCGGGGCCGGCACGATCACCTGCAATTACGACGGCGTGCTCAAGCACCGGACCACCATCGGCGCGAACGCCTTCATCGGCTCGAACTCGGCCCTCGTGGCGCCGGTCACGGTGGGGGAGGGGGCCTATATCGGCTCGGGTTCGGTGATCACCGACGACGTTCCGGCGGACGCCATGGCGGTCGCGCGCGGCCGGCAGGCGACGAAGCCCGGCTGGGCCAGGGAGAAGCGCGCCGCCCTGCAGGCCGAGAAGGCACGGCGCGGCAAAAGCTCCTGA
- a CDS encoding M20 family metallopeptidase has translation MTAPDADALGWLDTQEDAMLALLERLVNIDSGSYDKPGVDAVGARIAEFLAGHGIPVTTVPVEGYGDALKAHVAGSGGGNRPVVLMGHRDTVFPKGEVAHRPFRIADGRAYGPGVADMKAGLVMNAFVLAAFHRAGAPVPLVGLFTSDEEIGSPACRPIIEETARGARAVLNSEPGRPTGNVVTGRKGGVFMVLEVRGKAAHSGGNYADGRSAILELAHKTVAFHAITDLERGTTVNVGLIAGGQSVNTVAPRATCEIDLRYVTPPDRAAAMDRIAAIVAESTVPDTTAHLTIKGEFLPLVQDEASRALFETYARVSARQGTPVAGEFAGGCADSGFTASVGCPTLCAVGPVGGKAHSPEEYLEVATLVPRARAMAETIAALAQA, from the coding sequence ATGACCGCACCTGACGCCGACGCCCTCGGCTGGCTGGACACGCAGGAGGACGCCATGCTGGCCCTCCTCGAGAGGCTGGTGAACATCGATTCCGGCTCCTACGACAAGCCGGGCGTCGACGCGGTCGGCGCCCGCATCGCTGAGTTCCTGGCCGGTCACGGCATCCCGGTCACGACGGTCCCGGTGGAGGGCTACGGCGACGCGCTGAAGGCCCATGTCGCCGGGTCCGGCGGCGGCAACCGACCGGTCGTGCTGATGGGCCATCGCGACACGGTCTTCCCGAAGGGCGAGGTGGCCCATCGGCCGTTCCGGATCGCGGACGGCCGCGCCTACGGGCCGGGCGTCGCCGACATGAAGGCGGGCCTCGTGATGAACGCCTTCGTGCTCGCGGCCTTCCACCGGGCCGGCGCGCCGGTGCCGCTCGTCGGCCTGTTCACCAGCGACGAGGAGATCGGCTCGCCGGCCTGCCGGCCGATCATCGAGGAGACCGCGCGCGGCGCCCGGGCGGTGCTGAATTCCGAGCCCGGCCGCCCCACCGGGAACGTCGTCACGGGCCGCAAGGGCGGCGTGTTCATGGTCCTCGAGGTTCGCGGCAAGGCTGCCCATTCCGGCGGCAACTATGCCGACGGGCGCAGCGCCATCCTGGAACTCGCGCACAAGACCGTTGCCTTCCACGCGATCACCGATCTGGAGCGCGGTACGACGGTGAATGTCGGGCTGATCGCGGGCGGGCAGTCGGTGAACACCGTGGCCCCGCGGGCGACCTGCGAGATCGACCTGCGCTACGTGACCCCGCCGGATCGGGCGGCGGCCATGGACCGGATCGCCGCGATCGTGGCGGAATCAACCGTGCCCGACACCACCGCGCACCTGACCATCAAGGGCGAGTTCCTGCCGCTGGTGCAGGACGAGGCCTCGCGCGCGCTGTTCGAGACCTACGCGCGGGTCAGTGCCCGGCAGGGCACGCCGGTCGCGGGCGAGTTCGCCGGCGGCTGCGCCGATTCCGGCTTCACCGCCAGCGTCGGCTGTCCGACGCTCTGCGCCGTGGGACCGGTCGGCGGGAAAGCGCACTCGCCGGAGGAGTATCTGGAGGTCGCGACGCTCGTGCCCCGGGCGCGCGCGATGGCCGAGACCATCGCGGCACTGGCGCAGGCCTAA
- a CDS encoding serine hydrolase domain-containing protein: MTEAMQPYWPTGSWEDADPGAAGFDAGRLAEVVVYAEANESAWPRSLYYPDGRYVGIVEWNERGPWSDIAGPVSPRGGPAGVILKGGRRVAAWGDTRRPDMTFSIAKSYLAVLAGLAHDDGLIPDVDAPVRDSVPDPLLDGPQNGAITWRHLLQQSSEWEGTLFGKSDQVDHHRQIGPGADNSRKGEKRPLRPPGTHYEYNDVRVNLLSYCLMRRFGRALPEVLRTRIMDPIGASQDWAWHGYDNAWVEIDGARVQSVPGGGHWGGGLFIGADDHARFGLLIARGGDWNGRRILSEGWIRAMLTPSPTLDSYGYLWWLNRGAAAKPHLPASAFSALGAGNNVIWCDPDRDLVAVLRWIDKAALDGFLLRLVAALRD; the protein is encoded by the coding sequence GTGACCGAGGCGATGCAGCCGTATTGGCCGACGGGATCCTGGGAGGACGCGGATCCCGGCGCGGCCGGATTCGACGCCGGGCGTCTCGCGGAGGTGGTCGTTTACGCCGAGGCCAACGAGAGCGCTTGGCCGCGCAGCCTGTACTATCCCGACGGTCGCTATGTCGGGATCGTGGAGTGGAACGAGCGCGGGCCGTGGAGCGACATCGCCGGTCCGGTAAGCCCGCGCGGCGGGCCCGCCGGCGTGATCCTCAAGGGCGGCCGGCGCGTCGCCGCCTGGGGCGACACGCGCCGGCCGGACATGACCTTCTCGATCGCCAAGAGCTATCTGGCCGTCCTGGCCGGTCTCGCCCACGATGACGGGCTGATCCCCGACGTGGACGCGCCCGTCCGCGACAGCGTGCCGGATCCGCTGCTCGACGGACCGCAGAACGGCGCGATCACGTGGCGCCACCTGCTGCAGCAATCGAGCGAGTGGGAAGGCACCCTGTTCGGCAAGTCCGACCAGGTGGACCATCATCGCCAGATCGGCCCGGGGGCCGACAACAGCCGCAAGGGCGAGAAGCGGCCCTTGCGCCCGCCGGGCACGCATTACGAGTACAACGACGTGCGGGTGAACCTGCTGTCCTACTGCCTGATGCGCCGCTTCGGCCGCGCCCTGCCGGAGGTGCTGCGCACGCGGATCATGGACCCGATCGGCGCCTCGCAGGACTGGGCGTGGCATGGCTACGACAATGCCTGGGTCGAGATCGACGGCGCCCGGGTTCAGTCCGTGCCAGGCGGCGGCCACTGGGGCGGCGGCCTGTTCATCGGCGCCGACGACCATGCCCGGTTCGGGCTTCTCATCGCCCGCGGCGGCGACTGGAACGGGCGCCGGATCCTGTCGGAGGGCTGGATCCGCGCCATGCTGACCCCCTCGCCGACCCTCGACAGCTACGGCTATCTCTGGTGGCTGAACCGCGGCGCGGCGGCGAAGCCGCACCTGCCCGCCTCGGCCTTCAGTGCCCTCGGGGCCGGCAACAACGTCATCTGGTGCGATCCGGACCGCGACCTCGTCGCGGTCCTGCGCTGGATCGACAAGGCCGCTCTCGACGGCTTCCTGCTCCGCCTCGTGGCGGCGCTGCGGGATTAG
- a CDS encoding FAD:protein FMN transferase: MSPHWPRDPARRRIVVGAAGLAGAAGLAAFRASAAARGLALRTRAGLAFGTTVALTAAGPDATVAEAALTDGFAALRAVEQAASLFRPDSALARLNRDGVLTAPDPHLVALLRFALALAAETGGAFDPTVQSLWPVWAGAAARGTRPDDRAVEAALRQVGWHRVGLEPDRITLEPGTALTLNALIQGYAADRVMAALRARGIGDAFVDTGEFGAAGAHPDGTPWRLGLADPRDPAALAAVIAPFTGFAATSGDYNMSFSDDRADHHIFDPASGHSPRFFSSVTVTAPTGLLADGLSTACMVLGREGGMRLVGAHAGCAVRFTDKT; the protein is encoded by the coding sequence ATGAGCCCGCACTGGCCGCGTGATCCGGCGCGCCGGCGCATTGTTGTCGGAGCCGCAGGCCTCGCCGGAGCCGCCGGGCTCGCGGCCTTCCGGGCCTCCGCGGCCGCCCGGGGACTGGCGCTCCGGACGCGCGCGGGCCTCGCCTTCGGCACCACCGTGGCGCTCACCGCGGCCGGTCCGGACGCGACCGTCGCCGAAGCCGCGTTGACCGATGGCTTCGCGGCCCTGCGTGCCGTTGAGCAAGCCGCCAGCCTGTTCCGTCCCGACAGCGCCCTGGCGCGGCTCAACCGCGACGGCGTCCTGACGGCGCCCGATCCGCACCTCGTCGCGCTGCTGCGCTTCGCCCTCGCCCTCGCGGCCGAGACCGGCGGCGCGTTCGACCCGACGGTGCAATCCCTCTGGCCGGTCTGGGCCGGCGCGGCCGCCCGGGGCACGCGACCGGACGACCGGGCGGTCGAGGCCGCCCTCCGCCAAGTCGGCTGGCATCGCGTCGGCCTCGAACCGGACCGGATCACCCTGGAGCCGGGCACGGCCCTGACCCTGAACGCCCTGATCCAGGGCTACGCCGCCGACCGGGTGATGGCGGCGCTCCGGGCCCGCGGCATCGGCGACGCGTTCGTGGATACCGGCGAGTTCGGCGCCGCGGGGGCGCATCCCGACGGCACACCGTGGCGCCTGGGCCTCGCCGATCCCCGCGACCCCGCCGCACTCGCTGCCGTGATCGCGCCGTTCACGGGCTTCGCCGCGACCTCCGGCGACTACAACATGAGCTTCTCGGACGACCGGGCGGACCACCACATCTTCGATCCGGCCAGCGGCCACTCACCGCGCTTCTTCTCGTCCGTCACCGTGACGGCGCCGACGGGGCTCCTGGCGGACGGCCTGTCGACCGCCTGCATGGTGCTCGGGCGCGAAGGCGGGATGCGGCTCGTCGGCGCTCATGCGGGCTGCGCCGTCCGATTCACCGATAAGACCTGA